A DNA window from Actinomycetota bacterium contains the following coding sequences:
- the rpoB gene encoding DNA-directed RNA polymerase subunit beta, translated as MVGSLVTLREETSLAAPVRERLSFGKIAEVLPLPDLISIQTDSFDWLLKEGLRETFDEISPIEDYQGVMKLYLREHWFEAPKQSVDECRDKDSTYSAPLFVNAEFVNTSTGEIKAQTVFMGDFPLMTDKGTFIINGTERVVVSQLVRSPGVYFSRALDKTSDKELFTCKVIPGRGAWLEFEVDKRDLVGVRIDRKRRQNATVLLRAIGYTTEEIVDLFGGAESIRLTLEKDHIQTQEDALLDIYRKLRPGEPPTVDSARNLLEGLFFNPKRYDLAKVGRYKVDKKLGELSAPGRAHLERLETVLPEEKRRFAFAEPSKTVLTYEDIVKTVQYLVRLHAGEADHAEDDIDHFGNRRLRSVGELIQNQVRIGLSRMERVVRERMTTQDVEAITPQTLINIRPVTAAIKEFFGTSQLSQFMDQTNSLSVLTHKRRLSALGPGGLSRERAGFEVRDVHPSHYGRMCPIETPEGPNIGLIGNLATFAKINKFGFVETPYRKVEKGVVSSRIDYLTADEEDKCVIAQANAPIDAKGRLLEEKVLCRRAGGELITVPAAGVDYMDVAPHQIVSVATALIPFLEHDDANRALMGANMQRQAVPLIHAEAPFVGTGIEFRAAVDAGDVMISSGAGVVDEVDATQIVVREDDGTKRTYKLYKFRRSNQDTCMNQQPVVSEGDKIVEGQVLADGPSTQFGELALGRNLLVAFMPWEGHNYEDAIILSQRIVKDDVLTSIHIEEYEVDARDTKLGPEEITRDIPNVADEVLKDLDEEGIIRVGAEVMPGDVLVGKVTPKGETELTPEERLLRAIFGEKAREVRDTSLKVPHGETGIVIGVRKFSREMGDELMPGVNELVRVHVAQKRKISEGDKLAGRHGNKGVIAKILPEEDMPFLEDGTPVDIILNPLGVPSRMNLGQVLETHLGWAASRGWAFPEQPAWMKDASWGETERERVGPINFATPVFDGARDYEIEDLLEHSRPNRDGVRLVGRDGKARLFDGRGGEPFEKPVTVGYVYILKLAHLVDDKIHARSTGPYSMITQQPLGGKAQFGGQRFGEMEVWALEAYGAAYALQELLTIKSDDVMGRVKVYEAIVKGENIPEPGIPESFKVLIKEMQSLCLNVDVLSAEGKEIEMRDSDDDVFRAAEELGIDLSRREPSSVDVEG; from the coding sequence GTGGTTGGGTCATTGGTCACTCTAAGGGAGGAGACCTCGTTGGCTGCGCCCGTCCGTGAGCGCCTTTCGTTCGGCAAGATCGCTGAAGTTCTACCGCTTCCAGACCTCATCTCCATACAGACCGACTCTTTCGACTGGCTGCTCAAGGAAGGGCTCCGCGAGACCTTCGACGAGATCTCCCCGATTGAGGATTACCAGGGGGTAATGAAGCTTTACCTCCGAGAACACTGGTTCGAAGCCCCAAAGCAGTCGGTCGACGAGTGTCGCGACAAGGATTCCACCTACTCGGCGCCACTGTTCGTCAACGCTGAGTTCGTCAACACGTCGACGGGCGAGATCAAGGCTCAGACCGTCTTCATGGGCGACTTCCCGCTCATGACGGACAAGGGCACGTTCATCATCAACGGCACTGAGCGGGTCGTAGTGTCTCAGTTGGTCCGGTCGCCCGGTGTCTATTTCTCGCGCGCCCTCGACAAGACTTCGGACAAAGAGTTGTTCACCTGCAAGGTGATTCCCGGCCGTGGTGCGTGGTTGGAGTTCGAGGTAGACAAGCGGGACCTCGTGGGCGTCCGTATCGACCGGAAGCGTCGGCAGAACGCCACCGTGCTGCTCCGGGCGATCGGCTACACGACCGAGGAAATCGTCGACCTTTTCGGCGGCGCCGAGTCGATCCGTCTGACCTTGGAGAAGGACCACATCCAAACCCAGGAAGACGCGCTCCTGGACATCTACCGGAAGCTTCGTCCCGGTGAGCCCCCGACGGTGGATTCAGCTCGAAACCTGTTGGAGGGGCTTTTCTTCAACCCCAAGCGCTATGACCTCGCCAAGGTCGGCCGGTACAAGGTTGACAAAAAGTTGGGCGAATTGTCGGCGCCGGGGCGCGCTCACCTTGAGCGACTCGAGACTGTGTTGCCGGAGGAGAAGCGCAGGTTTGCCTTCGCCGAGCCGAGCAAGACGGTGCTGACATACGAGGACATCGTCAAGACCGTCCAGTACCTTGTGCGCCTCCACGCGGGCGAGGCCGACCACGCCGAGGACGACATTGACCACTTCGGCAACCGTCGTCTGCGCTCGGTGGGTGAGTTGATCCAGAATCAGGTCCGCATCGGCCTGTCTCGGATGGAGCGAGTAGTTCGCGAGCGGATGACTACGCAGGACGTCGAGGCGATCACTCCGCAGACGCTGATAAACATTCGTCCGGTGACCGCGGCTATCAAGGAGTTCTTCGGAACATCCCAGTTGTCGCAGTTCATGGACCAGACCAACTCCTTGTCGGTTTTGACGCACAAGCGTCGACTCTCAGCGCTGGGCCCCGGGGGCTTGTCTCGCGAACGTGCGGGATTTGAGGTCCGAGACGTGCACCCGTCGCACTACGGTCGGATGTGTCCCATTGAAACCCCGGAAGGCCCGAACATCGGACTCATCGGCAACTTGGCTACGTTCGCCAAGATCAACAAGTTCGGTTTCGTCGAGACCCCGTACCGCAAGGTCGAAAAGGGCGTTGTTTCGTCTCGGATCGACTACCTGACGGCCGACGAGGAAGACAAGTGCGTCATCGCTCAGGCGAATGCGCCGATCGATGCCAAGGGTCGCCTTTTGGAGGAGAAAGTGCTGTGCCGGCGGGCGGGGGGCGAGCTGATCACGGTCCCTGCCGCGGGAGTGGACTACATGGACGTGGCGCCGCACCAGATTGTTTCGGTGGCGACGGCGCTGATTCCGTTCCTGGAGCACGACGATGCGAACCGTGCGCTCATGGGCGCGAACATGCAGCGCCAGGCTGTTCCTCTGATTCATGCCGAGGCGCCGTTTGTCGGAACCGGCATCGAGTTTCGGGCGGCGGTAGATGCCGGTGACGTCATGATCAGCAGCGGTGCCGGCGTCGTTGACGAAGTGGATGCCACGCAGATCGTCGTCCGCGAGGATGACGGAACCAAGCGGACATACAAGCTCTACAAGTTCCGGCGCTCGAACCAAGACACGTGCATGAATCAGCAGCCGGTGGTCTCCGAGGGGGACAAGATCGTCGAGGGCCAGGTCTTGGCGGATGGGCCTTCGACGCAGTTCGGTGAGCTGGCCTTGGGTCGAAACCTGTTGGTCGCGTTCATGCCCTGGGAGGGGCATAACTATGAGGACGCGATCATCCTGTCGCAACGCATTGTCAAGGACGACGTGCTGACTTCGATTCATATCGAGGAGTACGAGGTCGACGCGCGCGACACGAAGCTCGGGCCCGAAGAGATCACTCGCGACATCCCGAATGTCGCAGACGAGGTGCTAAAGGACCTCGACGAAGAAGGGATCATTCGGGTCGGTGCGGAGGTTATGCCCGGCGACGTGCTTGTGGGCAAGGTGACTCCGAAGGGCGAGACGGAACTGACGCCCGAGGAGCGACTGCTCCGGGCGATCTTTGGCGAGAAGGCTCGCGAGGTGCGCGACACCTCGCTGAAGGTCCCCCACGGCGAGACCGGCATTGTGATCGGTGTCCGGAAGTTCTCGCGCGAAATGGGTGACGAGTTGATGCCGGGGGTCAATGAACTCGTGCGTGTCCACGTCGCTCAGAAGCGGAAGATCTCCGAGGGAGACAAGCTGGCGGGACGCCACGGCAACAAGGGCGTCATTGCAAAGATCCTGCCCGAAGAGGACATGCCGTTCCTCGAGGACGGGACACCGGTGGACATCATCTTGAATCCTCTGGGCGTACCGAGCCGCATGAACCTCGGACAGGTTCTCGAAACCCACCTAGGCTGGGCCGCCTCGCGCGGTTGGGCTTTCCCGGAGCAGCCTGCGTGGATGAAGGATGCATCCTGGGGCGAGACCGAGCGCGAGCGCGTTGGTCCGATCAACTTCGCGACACCTGTGTTCGACGGTGCTCGTGACTACGAGATCGAGGACCTGCTCGAGCACTCCCGTCCGAATCGGGACGGAGTCCGTCTGGTCGGCCGGGACGGCAAGGCCCGTTTGTTTGACGGTCGTGGTGGTGAGCCGTTCGAGAAACCCGTGACAGTCGGATACGTCTACATCTTGAAGTTGGCGCACTTGGTGGACGACAAGATCCACGCTCGTTCGACCGGCCCGTACTCGATGATCACGCAGCAGCCTCTGGGCGGGAAGGCGCAGTTCGGTGGCCAGCGGTTCGGAGAGATGGAGGTCTGGGCGCTGGAAGCGTACGGCGCGGCCTACGCCTTGCAGGAATTGCTCACGATCAAGTCCGACGATGTCATGGGGCGCGTCAAGGTTTACGAAGCAATCGTCAAGGGCGAGAACATCCCCGAGCCGGGTATTCCGGAGTCGTTCAAGGTGCTCATCAAGGAGATGCAGTCGCTGTGCCTGAACGTCGACGTGTTGTCGGCCGAGGGCAAAGAGATCGAGATGCGCGACTCCGACGACGACGTGTTCCGCGCGGCGGAAGAACTGGGCATTGACCTGTCGCGGCGCGAGCCGTCCAGCGTGGACGTGGAGGGATAA